The Raphanus sativus cultivar WK10039 unplaced genomic scaffold, ASM80110v3 Scaffold2964, whole genome shotgun sequence genome window below encodes:
- the LOC130506176 gene encoding serine/threonine-protein kinase STY46-like: MVMEEKESCGSRVMGDILTMSQAAMDRRERMKVEVFEEVILRLRQSDTIDTNLPGFADDLWAHFNRLPARYALDVNVERAEDVVMHQRLLLSAVDDPQNRPAIQVRLVQVQPPAISSTNETSPTRKSIHPPPAFGSSPNLEALALAPLDDVEPDYSVRNNSLYSRPLHEITFSTPDKPKLLFQLTALLAELGLNIQEAHVFSTTDGFSLDVFVVDGWPYEEVDRLRTALETEAAKIELQDQSWPMQQSFSPEKENGTAKDHVVIPTDGTDVWEINLKQLKFGHKIASGSYGDLYKGTYYSQEVAIKILKPERLDSELEKEFSQEVFIMRKVRHKNVVQFIGACTKPPHLCIVTEFMPGGSVYDYLHKQKGVFKLPALFKVAIDICKGMNYLHQNNIIHRDLKAANLLLDENEVVKVADFGVARVKAQTGVMTAETGTYRWMAPEVIEHKPYDHKADVFSYGIVLWELLTGKIPYEYMTPLQAAVGVVQKGLRPKIPKKTHPKMRELMERLWEKDPTLRPDFAEIKEKLEEIAKQVGEEGEEKKRASTGGGGIFAALRRSATTHH; the protein is encoded by the exons ATGGTGATGGAGGAGAAGGAGAGTTGCGGTAGTAGAGTAATGGGGGACATCTTAACAATGTCTCAGGCAGCCATGGACCGTCGTGAGCGGATGAAAGTCGAGGTGTTCGAGGAGGTCATCCTTCGTCTCCGTCAATCTGATACAATAGACACGAATCTCCCCGGTTTCGCCGACGACCTATGGGCTCACTTCAATCGCCTCCCGGCCCG GTATGCATTGGATGTGAATGTGGAGAGGGCTGAAGACGTTGTGATGCACCAGAGGTTGCTTCTTTCCGCTGTTGATGATCCACAAAACAGGCCTGCTATCCAAGTTCGTCTCGTCCAG gTTCAACCTCCAGCGATCTCCTCTACCAATGAAACTTCTCCTACCAGAAAAAG CATTCATCCTCCGCCTGCCTTTGGTTCATCCCCCAATCTTGAAGCACTTGCACTTGCTCCCCTTGACGACGTTGAGCCCGACTACTCTGTCCGTAACAACTCACTCTATTCCCG TCCCTTGCATGAGATCACCTTTTCCACACCAGACAAACCTAAACTCCTTTTTCAG TTAACTGCATTACTTGCTGAGCTTGGGCTCAACATTCAAGAGGCGCATGTTTTTTCTACCACCGATGGCTTCTCACTTGATGTTTTTGTCGTTGATGGTTGGCCCTACGAg GAAGTAGACAGACTTAGAACAGCATTGGAGACAGAAGCAGCAAAGATTGAG TTGCAGGATCAAAGCTGGCCTATGCAGCAATCCTTCTCTCCTGAAAAGGAAAACGGGACGGCGAAAGATCATGTCGTAATACCCACTGATGGAACTGATGTTTGGGAAATCAATCTTAAACAGTTAAAATTCGGGCATAAGATAGCATCTGGTTCTTATGGAGATCT GTATAAAGGTACATACTATAGCCAGGAAGTTGCTATCAAAATCCTCAAGCCAGAGCGTCTAGATTCTGAGCTAGAAAAAGAGTTTTCCCAAGAAGTCTTTATTATGAG GAAAGTTAGGCACAAAAACGTTGTTCAGTTCATTGGTGCTTGCACTAAACCTCCACATCTCTGTATTGTTACAG aattcaTGCCCGGTGGAAGTGTATATGACTATCTACACAAGCAAAAGGGCGTGTTTAAGCTTCCAGCTTTGTTTAAAGTAGCTATAGATATTTGCAAAGGGATGAACTACTTACACCAAAATAACATAATTCACAGAGATTTGAAGGCTGCCAACCTTCTATTGGACGAAAATGAG GTTGTTAAGGTTGCAGATTTTGGGGTGGCTAGAGTAAAAGCACAAACTGGAGTTATGACAGCTGAAACTGGAACATATCGCTGGATGGCTCCGGAG GTGATAGAACACAAGCCATATGATCACAAGGCAGACGTTTTCAGCTATGGGATTGTGCTATGGGAGTTGTTGACTGGAAAG ATTCCATACGAATACATGACGCCATTGCAGGCAGCCGTAGGGGTGGTCCAAAAG GGATTAAGGCCGAAAATACCGAAGAAGACGCATCCGAAAATGAGAGAGCTAATGGAGAGATTGTGGGAGAAGGATCCAACGCTGAGACCAGACTTCGCAGAGATCAAAGAGAAGCTAGAAGAGATAGCCAAGCAA GTAGGAGAAGAGGGGGAGGAGAAGAAAAGAGCATCAACAGGAGGAGGGGGAATCTTTGCAGCACTGAGGAGAAGTGCAACAACACATCATTGA
- the LOC108842501 gene encoding protein EIN6 ENHANCER, whose amino-acid sequence MEAELVEADIVVPMHLSFKKTQSYEKYPKGQSRGRWKHLKQILQADHHPSFYINIESPPSTQPCKRICDVTGFEAPYVDPRTNLRYANAHVFKTLRSLSTHQAHHYLSIRNAAPLLK is encoded by the exons atggaGGCGGAGTTGGTGGAGGCAGATATAGTGGTTCCGATGCATCTGAGCTTTAAGAAGACACAGTCCTATGAAAAGTACCCAAAGGGGCAGTCTCGAGGAAGGTGGAAGCATCTCAAACAGATCCTCCAAGCTGACCACCATCCCTCCTTTT ATATCAACATCGAGTCGCCTCCATCCACTCAACCATGCAAGAGAATTTGCGATGTCACTGGATTCGAG GCGCCATATGTAGACCCCAGAACAAACCTGCGATATGCAAACGCTCATGTTTTCAAGACTCTAAGGTCACTCTCCACTCACCAAGCCCACCACTATCTCTCCATTCGCAATGCCGCTCCTCTTCTCAAGTAG